Proteins encoded in a region of the Fibrobacter sp. genome:
- the rfbD gene encoding dTDP-4-dehydrorhamnose reductase, with protein MKFFVTGVGGQLGHDVMNELAKRGHEGVGTDMAPEYSGVADGSAVTKMPYVQLDITDSAAVDKVLAEIKPDAVIHCAAWTAVDMAEDDANVAKVRAVNAGGTQNIADACHHLGCKMTYISTDYVFDGQGTEPWKPDCKDYKPLNVYGQTKLEGELAVSNTLEKYFIVRIAWVFGLNGKNFIKTMLNVGKTHDTVRVVNDQIGTPTYTYDLARLLIDMNETEKYGYYHATNEGGFISWYDFTCEIYRQAGMSTKVVPVTTAEYGLSKAARPFNSRLDKSKLVEAGFKPLPTWQDALARYLKEIEG; from the coding sequence ATGAAATTTTTTGTTACGGGCGTTGGTGGCCAGCTTGGTCATGATGTAATGAATGAACTAGCTAAACGTGGGCATGAAGGCGTTGGTACAGACATGGCTCCGGAATACAGCGGCGTCGCCGATGGCAGTGCCGTAACAAAGATGCCTTATGTCCAGCTGGATATTACGGACTCTGCCGCCGTGGACAAGGTCCTTGCCGAAATCAAGCCTGATGCCGTTATCCATTGTGCAGCCTGGACTGCTGTGGATATGGCGGAAGATGACGCCAATGTGGCCAAGGTTCGCGCAGTTAATGCTGGCGGTACTCAGAATATTGCAGATGCATGCCATCATCTTGGCTGCAAGATGACCTATATCAGTACGGACTATGTCTTTGACGGCCAGGGTACAGAACCCTGGAAGCCCGATTGCAAGGATTACAAGCCTCTCAATGTTTATGGCCAGACAAAGTTGGAAGGTGAACTGGCTGTTTCCAATACGCTGGAAAAGTACTTTATTGTCCGTATTGCCTGGGTCTTTGGCCTTAACGGAAAGAACTTTATCAAAACCATGCTGAATGTGGGTAAGACCCACGATACGGTTCGTGTGGTGAATGACCAGATCGGCACTCCGACCTATACCTATGACCTGGCTCGCTTGCTAATCGATATGAATGAAACCGAGAAGTACGGCTATTATCATGCAACGAATGAAGGCGGATTTATCAGCTGGTACGATTTTACCTGTGAAATCTACCGCCAGGCAGGAATGTCCACCAAGGTGGTTCCTGTGACTACTGCAGAATACGGACTCAGCAAGGCTGCTCGTCCTTTCAATAGCCGACTGGACAAGAGCAAGCTGGTAGAGGCTGGTTTTAAGCCGTTGCCTACTTGGCAGGATGCCTTGGCTCGATACCTCAAGGAAATCGAAGGTTAA
- a CDS encoding GDSL-type esterase/lipase family protein, with protein MSEAKYTKWVAAWGNATSITDRTAAVYAKDITLRYPIRICFSGSKLRFRFSNLTGTEPVEITSAFVARTSVDSSTEYSPVQISFNSHPTAIIEPGKEIESDEILFDVTAGETLDVSMYFAGYTQMNAGTLITGPLSSGKYSYGNFAASKDLPADLTRKTNWFYFLNTIDVLTEEKNHALVCYGDSITAQDWPDYLSQRAWENGFRNVSIIRRAVSGTRILREYSCITYAAYGLKGATRFPIELNVAGASAVIIQHGINDIIHPVGVEVNPFRPWSDMPTTDDLIQGVRHLYIQHAKSLGLKVYSGTLLPIFGWRTYNENRDVIRNEFNSWLRSSNEFDGCVDFDKAVRDTQDSRKFAQGFDSGDHLHPSAAAYKAMAEAIPTELLE; from the coding sequence ATGTCCGAAGCAAAATACACAAAATGGGTTGCCGCCTGGGGCAACGCAACATCCATTACCGACCGCACCGCCGCCGTCTATGCCAAGGACATTACACTACGCTACCCCATCCGCATCTGTTTTTCCGGCAGCAAACTGCGCTTCAGGTTTTCCAATCTTACCGGAACGGAACCTGTAGAAATAACAAGCGCCTTTGTCGCCCGCACTTCCGTAGATTCCAGCACTGAATACTCGCCAGTGCAAATTTCCTTCAACAGTCATCCTACCGCGATTATCGAGCCCGGCAAGGAAATCGAAAGCGACGAAATTTTATTTGACGTAACTGCAGGCGAAACCCTTGACGTAAGCATGTATTTCGCAGGTTACACACAAATGAATGCGGGCACGCTCATAACAGGGCCATTGTCCAGCGGCAAATACAGCTATGGCAATTTCGCAGCAAGCAAGGATCTGCCTGCAGATTTAACCCGAAAGACAAACTGGTTCTACTTCCTGAATACAATTGATGTTCTGACAGAAGAAAAGAATCACGCACTGGTCTGCTACGGAGATTCCATCACCGCCCAGGATTGGCCTGATTATCTGTCCCAAAGAGCATGGGAAAATGGATTCCGTAACGTATCCATCATCCGTCGCGCAGTCAGCGGCACACGAATCCTTAGGGAATATAGCTGCATTACCTATGCCGCTTATGGTTTAAAGGGCGCCACCCGATTCCCCATCGAACTGAACGTCGCCGGCGCAAGTGCGGTCATTATCCAGCATGGCATCAATGACATAATCCATCCGGTAGGCGTAGAAGTCAACCCGTTCCGCCCCTGGAGCGACATGCCCACTACAGACGACCTTATCCAAGGCGTTCGTCACCTGTATATTCAACACGCCAAAAGCCTAGGACTAAAAGTCTACAGCGGGACATTGCTCCCGATTTTCGGATGGCGTACATACAACGAAAATCGCGATGTAATCCGCAACGAATTCAACAGCTGGCTACGTTCCTCCAACGAATTTGACGGTTGCGTCGACTTCGACAAAGCCGTGCGAGACACTCAAGATTCACGTAAATTCGCCCAAGGTTTTGACTCCGGAGACCACCTGCATCCAAGTGCTGCCGCCTACAAGGCCATGGCCGAAGCAATTCCCACCGAACTTCTTGAGTAA